The nucleotide window AAGTCCGTATATGTCTGTATAAAAGAAAGCAAGGTAAGTTACTAAAGTCTGGAAGACAAGATTTGCTGCCAAATCTCCCAAACTATAGCCTATCTTCTCTATTACCGACAACTTCGCAGCATCCGATCTCATAAGATTAAAATTTGAATGTTGATAATGAAAGTCAGATTATATCAGTTCTTTAATGGATTACTTTTTGCCTTTAAGTGCAATCACACTATAAAAAGCCGGTTTGGGCATGCCCTGGCGATCGAATAACAACGGGTAGTTGGTACGTCCTCTTATCGGCCAGCCATTTAACCAGCTTTGTCCGTCATGTACTCCCCACATGGTAACACGGGAAATCTGATCGCGATACTTTAGAAACAGCTTAAACAGGTTTTCGTAGTCGTCAGCTAATTGCTTTTGTATGGAATCAGGTAATCCGTTTACATAAGGATTGGATTTTTCATCGGATTGCATACGCTGGCTGACTTCAGCCCCCGAGAAATTTCTTGGCAATACTTCTATGTCCAGTTCGGTAAAAGCTACTTTTACACCCAGCGCTGCATATTGCTGAATGCTTTCTTCTATTTCTTTAAAAGGCACTCTCCCCACATGCCAGTGCCCCTGTATACCTACGCCGTCGATTTTCACACCGGCAGCCTTCACTTTTTTGATGATTTCTATACAGCCCGCCCGTTTTTTAGGCTGTTCATTATTGTAATCGTTATAGTAAAGATCACTATGAGGATCTGCTGCTGCAGTGAGGCGAAATGCATCAACAATATAGTTGTCCCCCAATTTATTAAGATAGGGGGATTTCCGCAAAGTTCCGTCTTCATTTAAGGCTTCATTAACCACATCCCAGGATTGTACTTTACCTGCATATCGGCTGGCTACTGTTTTGATATGATCGTTAAAAAACTTTCTGAGCGAGTCGGCACTTTGTATACGACGTGTGAAGGCAGGCATCTGGCTGTGCCAGATAAGTGTGTGTGCGTTAATGGCAATATTGTTTTTCCTGCCATATTCGATCAGTGCATCAGCCTGGTTAAAATTATATTCTCCCCACGAAGGACGTAATTCTTCAGCCTTCATGAGATTTTCGGGTGTAGCTGCATTGAACTGTTCGGGGACCAGCCTGGCAGCTATCGGGTCGCGCTCCTGTACCTGCGGCCAGCTTAACGCCGTACCTATTAAAAAATCTTTCCTGAAAATTTCTTTCAAAGAGGGAATACTACTGCCTGTTGCATTTTTTGAAGAACTGCAACTGCCTGACATTAAAACAGCGCACGCACCTGCGACTACATATGCGGCTGATTTTCTAAAATACATGCTCATTTTTTTTATTAAAGTTATTTTTTAAGGAGCGTTTCCTGGGGACCTAAATAGCTAGGTTTAAGGCCTCCCATGTTCATAATTATCTTTTGAATGACCACGCCCGGATCCTGCGTATAAATGCGGATGATTTGCTTGCCGGGGTTGGCTAATCTGTGTTTTGTAATTTTCGTGTTGATATTGTTAGTGACCCATTGTGACCAGGCTCTTGAATCAACCGCTTCAGGGTTGATGGATACAGGCTGGGGCGTATCGTCATTTACCTGTATCGCATATTGTAGTCCCGTTTTAGTATTTTTAAAGTTAAGCGAGGGTGAAAGTAAAACCTGAACCTCAACATCATCTTTACCCGAAGTGTAAACTTCATACTCCAGATAGGGGGCTTGGGTAATCCCGGTTAAATTGGCCTTTGAAAGGTCCGGAAATAATGTAACAGCATCGCCTTCCCTGGCAATACCAGCAATAGGTTTCCATTTTGAATTTCCTATATCCTTTTTACGCGTGTAATGGGCGGCATTGATGGCAACATAACCGTCTTTCTCATAAAACAAATTGCCTTTAGCTGTTGCCGGAATAAGGGAAACGGAAGTCTTGGATGCCTGTGTGAAAGATGCTGGCTCTGCCGAAACCGGGTTTTCCACATAGCTTACCTGTGGCATTTTTTGCACGCGTGGTTCCGACCAGGAAGTATATCCAATTCGCTTCTGAGCCATCATATGGTTCCATTTGCCGTCATTTAACTGGTGATATTCCGCATTAATTAATGAATCCTGAATATACAGCTCCTTTACCTCGTTGGCATACCGGTTGGCGAGTGAATTGTTTTGTTTTGCATAATACTGGTTCCATGCCAGGGCAATGTACATGTTTTGCAGATTACCATAAGCTTTTACGGGATGCAAGACCAATTCATAGAATGCATCTTTATGCGTAGCCGGCATTTTTTCATTCAGCGCCTGGGCTTCTTTCAGCAGGCTATTCCACTCGTTGGCGATCCGGTTGGCCTCATCATAATTTTCGATACTATAGGTTTTGGCTTCTAACAGCTCCGGCTTTCTTCTGGATGCATATACGGCATATTTCTTCATGATCTTGCCAATTTGTGTTGCCCAGGTATTGCCAAATTGTTTACCCGCCCACTGTGTGTAATAGTTGTCAATATTGCCGGCATTCCATTTTTTAACATCCCATGCAAATTCTAAAAAGAAGGAGGTAGGCAACTCCATTGGCTTCAGGTCTCCCACATTTACGATCCAGATTTTGTCTACACCATGATCATAAGCGAGGTTCATTTGTTCCCATACTCTGGCAATATTATTGGTATTGAGCCAGCGGTAACTTCTGGGCCCTCCTACATAATCGAAGTGGTAATATATGCCATATCCTCCGCTTCTTTTAGCTGCATTAACTGCAGGCAACCGCCGTATATTTCCCCAATTATCGTCGCACAATAACAAGGTTACATCGTCGGGTACTTTCATACCCATATCGTAGTATTCCTGAACTTCTTTATAAAGCGCCCACATTTGCGGTGTTTCCTTCGCAGGCTTACCGCTTACTTTTTCAATAATGTTTCTCTGGTCCTTTATAATGCCTTCCAGTTGTTCGTAGTTGGCTTTCATGCTACCCATATCATGCATGGCCTCGTCGCCGTCGCCTCTCATGCCGATGGTTACCATATTGTCAAAGTATTGATTACGCCGGAAACCATCTTCCCAGAATCTCTGCAAGCCCTCTTTATTAGTATGATAGTTCCATGCAGCATTACCATATTCTTTTCTGTGGCTGCCCCATTCCTTTTGGGCTCTCATCATGGGCTCGTGATGGGAGGTACCCATTACAATACCATATTCGTCGGCAAGCCTTGGATTTTCCTTATCATCTTCATTAAAAGCTTTTCCCCACATGGCCGGCCATAAATAATTTCCTTTTAAGCGTAGTATCAGCTCAAAAAGGTGCTCATACATTTTGCTGTTAATCCCTCCAAATTTTTCTCTTGCCCATCCGCCAAAAGCTGGTTCTTCATCGTTAATAAAAATGCCGCGATACTTTACCGAAGGAGATGGGTAATGGTATAAGCCATTGATGAAATATGCGGCCGGTTTCTTTTTTACAGGCACATCTGCCCACCAGTACCAGGGAGACACCCCCAGTTGCTCCGAAAGTTCAAATATGCCATAAGCTGTTCCTCTCCGGTCGCTTCCAACTATAACCAGCGCGCTTTCCACGCCGGCAACGGGCTTAATCACTGTTTGTAAGCTGAACGCCTCCCATTGGCCCCGTATGTTACCGATATTAATTTTCTTTTTGTTAGCCAGGTTTTTAATGGTTGCTGAACCCGGGAGTGATCCTATTATAATAACCCGTTTTTCAGATAATGAGCTAATAATGTCAGGTTTTTGACCGGTGATAGCCTCAATATCTTTTTGCAGCAATGCCGCTGCTTTATGCACCAATTTGTCATCGGCCGGATCCACATATATGGAAGTGGCTTTTGAAGTGCTGACAACAGGAAAGCCGGCTCCGTTATTCTTTTCGGAGATAAAATGCTGTGCCTTTATTACAAGGCATAAAATAATTGCAATGATCGTTAAAAAACTTCTTTTCATGTTTTATTTTTTCCTCTATTGAAGCGGTGTCAAAGCAGTATGTATTTGTAGTTTTTTTGAATGATTCAATGGCTTTAGCTGTTTTTTATAAATTTCCACCGATGCCGGGCGCTAAAGGAAATTTTAATGATTGGTAATAGCTGAGATCTTTATAGGGTTCCTCAAAGCCAGGTGGAAAGGGCATTTTAGAAAAAGTCTGGAAGTAGAGCAGGCAAGCATTGCGCCACCATACAGCTTCCTGTTCCTGTATACCTAACAGCATCCTGACATGTTGAAATCTTTCCTTATCTACCAGATTATCCAAGCCATCCCATGTTTGTTGCATCCATCTAACAGTATCCACGCCTGATTGGTACCGGTAGCATAGCTCATTCCAAAGTGTGCTCCCGGTATTGATCTTATAATTCCAGGGAACATGGTGAAACCATAACAGGTACCGGTAATCACAGGTATTCATATCGCTCCATTGTTGCCGTACCTCAGGCGCATACTGGGCCAGGGCATCGCTTCCTGTTTTGGTCCGGTCGAAACCGATTCCAACCGAATCCGCTTTATGATAATAAACGGGGTTCCAGTCCGCCCGACCTGCGTTTTTCACCCATGGAGCCGGCCCGTAATGGTGGCTGGTCCCCATGATATGATTAAGTCCGAGAGGTGTCATGTAATTTATAACCGCTTCTCTCGAAGCTGACATGATCCTTTTCACCGGGTTGATAAAAGCGTCGTTGTTATTGAATGTTTGCCGGATCCATTCTTCTGCTATTGTTTCTGGAGATAAGTCATAATTCCAGGCTAATCTTCCGAACGCATACCAGTTAGCTTGTCCGAAAAGATGGCCGGTCCAGTTTCTGTCATTACCTATATTGGCTACACCCGCAATACCGCTTACGGTATGCCCGTCAATGGTTCCGTCAATAACTCTTGCAACTGTTGATCCTTTACCTTTTGAGTAAGTATCAGCATCAAGGCATTCTTTGAACATCGGAGCAAGGTAAGCCAGGGTGGTGGACTGGCCTACATATTCCTGAGTGATCTGAAATTCCATCATCAGCGGCGTTTGAGGCATAGCACCAAAAAGAGGTGAAAAAGGTTCTCTTGGCTGAAAATCAATCGGCCCGTTTTTTACCTGCAGCAGCACATTCTTTTTAAATTGGCCGTCGAGTGGTTTAAATTCGGCATAAGCCTGTTTGAAGCGATCGCCGGAGGCAATGGTTTGTGTATGCTCACCCCCGGATCCTTCTGTAAAATGTTCGCCCTCTTTCTGAACACGCACGTCATATACGAAAGCACGCCACATGACGATGCCTCCGTATGGCTCCAATGCTCCGGCAAACATGTTGGCCCCGTCAGCATGTGTTTTACCATAACCCTGGGGACCGGGCTGACCTTCAGAATTGGCTTTTACCAGGAAGCCGCCGAAATCGGGGATCAGGCTGTAGATTTCCCGGCATTTATTTTTCCACCAGTTAATTACTTCTTGGTTCAACGGATCGGCCGTTTTTATCCCCCCCAGTTCAATAGGTGCACTGAATTTTGCGGTCAGGTATACTTTGATCCCGTAGGGTCTGAATGCATCTGCCAGGGCTTTTACCTTTACAAGATACTCCTGAGTGAGCACCTGCGAGTTAGCGTTAACATTAGTAAGCACGGTGCCGTTGATACCAATAGAGGCATTGGCCCGGGCATAGTCAATATAGCGTTGG belongs to Niabella yanshanensis and includes:
- a CDS encoding endo-1,4-beta-xylanase codes for the protein MYFRKSAAYVVAGACAVLMSGSCSSSKNATGSSIPSLKEIFRKDFLIGTALSWPQVQERDPIAARLVPEQFNAATPENLMKAEELRPSWGEYNFNQADALIEYGRKNNIAINAHTLIWHSQMPAFTRRIQSADSLRKFFNDHIKTVASRYAGKVQSWDVVNEALNEDGTLRKSPYLNKLGDNYIVDAFRLTAAADPHSDLYYNDYNNEQPKKRAGCIEIIKKVKAAGVKIDGVGIQGHWHVGRVPFKEIEESIQQYAALGVKVAFTELDIEVLPRNFSGAEVSQRMQSDEKSNPYVNGLPDSIQKQLADDYENLFKLFLKYRDQISRVTMWGVHDGQSWLNGWPIRGRTNYPLLFDRQGMPKPAFYSVIALKGKK
- a CDS encoding glycosyl hydrolase 115 family protein, whose protein sequence is MKRSFLTIIAIILCLVIKAQHFISEKNNGAGFPVVSTSKATSIYVDPADDKLVHKAAALLQKDIEAITGQKPDIISSLSEKRVIIIGSLPGSATIKNLANKKKINIGNIRGQWEAFSLQTVIKPVAGVESALVIVGSDRRGTAYGIFELSEQLGVSPWYWWADVPVKKKPAAYFINGLYHYPSPSVKYRGIFINDEEPAFGGWAREKFGGINSKMYEHLFELILRLKGNYLWPAMWGKAFNEDDKENPRLADEYGIVMGTSHHEPMMRAQKEWGSHRKEYGNAAWNYHTNKEGLQRFWEDGFRRNQYFDNMVTIGMRGDGDEAMHDMGSMKANYEQLEGIIKDQRNIIEKVSGKPAKETPQMWALYKEVQEYYDMGMKVPDDVTLLLCDDNWGNIRRLPAVNAAKRSGGYGIYYHFDYVGGPRSYRWLNTNNIARVWEQMNLAYDHGVDKIWIVNVGDLKPMELPTSFFLEFAWDVKKWNAGNIDNYYTQWAGKQFGNTWATQIGKIMKKYAVYASRRKPELLEAKTYSIENYDEANRIANEWNSLLKEAQALNEKMPATHKDAFYELVLHPVKAYGNLQNMYIALAWNQYYAKQNNSLANRYANEVKELYIQDSLINAEYHQLNDGKWNHMMAQKRIGYTSWSEPRVQKMPQVSYVENPVSAEPASFTQASKTSVSLIPATAKGNLFYEKDGYVAINAAHYTRKKDIGNSKWKPIAGIAREGDAVTLFPDLSKANLTGITQAPYLEYEVYTSGKDDVEVQVLLSPSLNFKNTKTGLQYAIQVNDDTPQPVSINPEAVDSRAWSQWVTNNINTKITKHRLANPGKQIIRIYTQDPGVVIQKIIMNMGGLKPSYLGPQETLLKK
- a CDS encoding alpha-glucuronidase family glycosyl hydrolase, with translation MKKIIFILFVLFSCIIVKGNDGYKLWLEYQKVSAPRLVRQYNEAISGIVVKSQSATLKIAESELRLALERMLDKKISPLNIAAHNAILLGTPESSAEIKTMLSSGNFSLGDEGFVIQSRRINNMTTTVIAANKDIGVLYGVFAFIRLIQTHQPINNLSIINVPKIKNRVLNHWDNLNRSVERGYAGISIWNWHTLPGYIDQRYIDYARANASIGINGTVLTNVNANSQVLTQEYLVKVKALADAFRPYGIKVYLTAKFSAPIELGGIKTADPLNQEVINWWKNKCREIYSLIPDFGGFLVKANSEGQPGPQGYGKTHADGANMFAGALEPYGGIVMWRAFVYDVRVQKEGEHFTEGSGGEHTQTIASGDRFKQAYAEFKPLDGQFKKNVLLQVKNGPIDFQPREPFSPLFGAMPQTPLMMEFQITQEYVGQSTTLAYLAPMFKECLDADTYSKGKGSTVARVIDGTIDGHTVSGIAGVANIGNDRNWTGHLFGQANWYAFGRLAWNYDLSPETIAEEWIRQTFNNNDAFINPVKRIMSASREAVINYMTPLGLNHIMGTSHHYGPAPWVKNAGRADWNPVYYHKADSVGIGFDRTKTGSDALAQYAPEVRQQWSDMNTCDYRYLLWFHHVPWNYKINTGSTLWNELCYRYQSGVDTVRWMQQTWDGLDNLVDKERFQHVRMLLGIQEQEAVWWRNACLLYFQTFSKMPFPPGFEEPYKDLSYYQSLKFPLAPGIGGNL